TGTTCCGTCGTAACGTCCGCCGTTGGCGTGCCACCGGCCATCCGAATACTCCCTTCGGACCGATTCGTCGTGTCCGCCCGTTCGCGTCGCTGCCACTCACCGGCGAGCGCCGCGGCGCGATCGGTTCGCGGGCGGGATACCCGCATCGGTGATCCGTTACACATCCCGATCACGCCGAGCGGGGATTCGCGTGCGCCGGGTCGGGATTGGTCGCGGTGGAGCGCGGGTATGCGGGCGGGGGATGACTACGACGAGGTCCGCGGGCACGGACGAGGGCGAGGTGGAGAGGGCGACCAGGATCAGCCTGCGGCCGATCGCGAGCCCGCTTCCGCTGGGATTCTTCGCCTTCGCCATCGGGTCGGGCATGCTGAGCCTGTGGCAGTTCGGTCTGCTGGTCGACACCGACGAGCGAGTCCTGTTCCTGCTGCTTGCGGCGTTCGTGTTCCCGGTGCAGCTGATCGCGGGGATTTTCGCCTTCCACGGGCGCGAGCCGGTCGCGGCCACCGCGCTCAACCTCATCGCCTTCTCGTGGCCTGCCACCGCGTTGATCACGGTGCTCTCGCCCGCGGCTCCGTCGAGACCGCTGGTGGGCGCGCTGGATGTGCTGATCGGTGTGGTGCTGGCGATGCTCTGCCCGGTTGCGCTGGCGGGCAAGCCGTTGTTGGGGGCGGTGGTGCTGCTGGGATCGGCCCGCTACGTGCTCAACGGCGTCCAGGAGTTCACCGGCTCCGGGACGGTGCAGTTCGCCTCGGCCGTCGTCGGCGGGGCGGTGCTGCTGATGGGGTTCTACGGAGGGTTGGCGCTGATCCTGGAGGACACCAAGCACCGCACCGTGCTGCCCTTCCCCCGGTTGGGGGAGGCACGGCGCGCGCTGCAGACCGATCTCGTCGATCAGGCGGCCAGCGTCACCCGGGAGGCCGGGGTTCGCAGGCAGCTCTGAGCCGACTCGCCCCGCGGTTCGGTCGCGAGTTCGCCGGGTGGCAGTGTCGCTCGTGGTGGTGGGGAGCGCCCACCGGACGTCGCGTTCGCTCGTGGTGGTGCGTGCGGCGGTTCCGCGCGCTGCTCTCGTCCGTCTCCGCCGGGGGACCTGGTGTGGTGGGGGGCCGCTCGTGGTGGTGGTTTCGCGGTGTCGTCCGATTCACCGAGGGGACGGGGTTACTGCTGCGGCTGTTCCGCCGACCACGCGACGGTCAGCCCGTCCCGCTCGCCGAAGCGCTCCAGGTGGCGCCCGATGACGTCCTGCACGCTGGCCAGGTCGTCGGCGGTGTCGGCCTCGGCGTGCAGGGTCAGCGTCTCGGCGCGCGGTGTCAGCAGGCAGTGCCCGGTGGCCCGGTCCTGCGGCAGGGTGATCCGGGTGCTGTCGGTCTCCTCGGTGATCTCGCAGCGTTCTCCCAGGTGGGAGGCGAGCTGCTTGAGGTAGCGCTGGGCGCGCTCGGTGCGGACTTCCGCGTGTGCCTGCGGCATCGTGTCCCTCTTCTCGGGTGATGATGTGT
The sequence above is a segment of the Actinopolyspora saharensis genome. Coding sequences within it:
- a CDS encoding GPR1/FUN34/YaaH family transporter, with protein sequence MTTTRSAGTDEGEVERATRISLRPIASPLPLGFFAFAIGSGMLSLWQFGLLVDTDERVLFLLLAAFVFPVQLIAGIFAFHGREPVAATALNLIAFSWPATALITVLSPAAPSRPLVGALDVLIGVVLAMLCPVALAGKPLLGAVVLLGSARYVLNGVQEFTGSGTVQFASAVVGGAVLLMGFYGGLALILEDTKHRTVLPFPRLGEARRALQTDLVDQAASVTREAGVRRQL
- a CDS encoding DUF2218 domain-containing protein — encoded protein: MPQAHAEVRTERAQRYLKQLASHLGERCEITEETDSTRITLPQDRATGHCLLTPRAETLTLHAEADTADDLASVQDVIGRHLERFGERDGLTVAWSAEQPQQ